A region from the Alosa alosa isolate M-15738 ecotype Scorff River chromosome 7, AALO_Geno_1.1, whole genome shotgun sequence genome encodes:
- the si:ch73-6k14.2 gene encoding uncharacterized protein si:ch73-6k14.2, which produces MRPRRKHSCVSLLPTITEVQEGVGHFFHTQSLDDYKDSMRGLSQPSCYHPHPPQSCPQRPAKMPTPRQAKFPSSGSVAAVVSVASSPVPANPQMTLALVALGPESISLTLAPSESACGRALWWPHQDPLGWLFTQSQGAGTAVTAGTALRLVDDVQDSVCLV; this is translated from the coding sequence ATGAGGCCTAGGAGGAAGCACTCTTGTGTGTCCCTGTTACCGACCATCACGGAGGTGCAGGAGGGCGTGGGTCACTTCTTCCACACCCAGTCCCTGGACGACTACAAGGACTCCATGCGGGGGCTCTCCCAGCCGTCCTGCTACCACCCTCACCCCCCGCAGTCCTGCCCACAGCGCCCTGCCAAGATGCCCACGCCGCGCCAAGCCAAGTTCCCGTCGTCAGGGTCAGTGGCTGCGGTAGTGTCGGTGGCGTCGTCCCCGGTGCCGGCTAACCCACAGATGACGCTGGCCCTGGTGGCGCTCGGTCCGGAGAGCATCTCCCTGACGCTGGCGCCGTCCGAGTCGGCGTGCGGGCGTGCGCTGTGGTGGCCCCACCAGGACCCGCTGGGCTGGCTGTTCACCCAGTCACAGGGCGCCGGCACTGCGGTCACCGCCGGCACCGCGCTACGGCTGGTGGACGATGTGCAGGACTCGGTGTGTTTGGTCTGA